Genomic DNA from bacterium:
AGGTGCCGACGCTGACGGAGTGGGTCGGGAGCGTCGAGGGACGGCGCATCCGCTGGGTGGAAGAAGACGTATGGGACGACGCGGCCCACCGGTGCGGCTTCCGCCAGCGGGAGGGGGATTTTGATCGGTACGAAGGCAGGTGGGAGTTCGCCGCGGACGGGGCGGCGACCCGCACGACGATCACCGTCGAGTTCGAGTTCGGAATCCCGTTGATCGGCCGCCTGCTGAGCGGTCTGCTGCGGGTCAAAATGCGCGAGAACATCGACGGCATGCTTCGGGCGCTTCAACAGCAGGTCGAGGCCGGCGCGTGAAGCCGGTCCCGCAGCGGGGTCGCGGGCGGGGGCGCCCGCGCAGGAAATGCCGGCGAGGTGCAGAACAGTCGTTCGGTCACCAAGGATGATGCCGACGACCTCGCGTCACCTGATCCCGATCGCCCGGCCTCTCATTTCCGACGAGGACAAGCGCCGCGTCCTCGAGGTCCTCGATTCCGGGCAGTTCGTCGCCGGCCCGCGGGTGGCGGAGTTCGAGCGTGAGTTCGCGGCGTATGTGGGCACGCCCCACGCGGTCGCGGCCAGTTCCGGCACGACGGCCCTCATGGCGGCGCTCCGGGCCGCCGGGATCGGGCCGGGAGACCGGGTCGTCACCACCCCGTTTTCCTACGGGGCCACGGCGAGCACA
This window encodes:
- a CDS encoding SRPBCC family protein, with product MPEVSASIVIRAPLEVVYARARRVEDFPKFMPDLERVTVLERRGEVPTLTEWVGSVEGRRIRWVEEDVWDDAAHRCGFRQREGDFDRYEGRWEFAADGAATRTTITVEFEFGIPLIGRLLSGLLRVKMRENIDGMLRALQQQVEAGA